In Myxosarcina sp. GI1, the following are encoded in one genomic region:
- a CDS encoding RNA-binding protein, with protein sequence MSIYVGNLNYDINQQDLEEVFADYGSVKRVYIPTDRQTGHRRGFGFVELESDTNEQKAIDTLDGAEWMGREIRVNKAKPR encoded by the coding sequence ATGTCCATTTACGTAGGCAATCTTAACTATGACATCAATCAGCAAGACCTAGAAGAGGTATTTGCTGACTATGGAAGTGTTAAACGGGTTTATATTCCCACCGACCGTCAAACAGGTCATAGACGTGGCTTTGGCTTCGTAGAGCTAGAAAGCGACACCAACGAACAAAAAGCCATCGACACTCTAGACGGAGCAGAATGGATGGGAAGAGAAATCAGAGTTAATAAAGCAAAACCCCGTTAG
- the glnT gene encoding type III glutamate--ammonia ligase — translation MTAIYGSDKNSILAESKSLQLQLRERGVKYALASYVDIHGMCKAKMVPLSHFEQMSQGSELFTGAALDGVPQSIHDEEVAAHPDLNSAIVLPWNREIVWFASDLYCENAPFEACSRNILKRTLAQAEEMGYSFNLGIETEFFILRDTEDGKFATASDRDNLAKACYDVPTLLDNYQVIDELVTAMNELGWDVYSFDHEDAQGQFEIDFNYSDALTMADRFTFFRLMAKEIARKHGYFASFMPKLSSELTGSGAHYNMSLADKDTKKNLFIDLNDSRGCKLSKLGYQFIAGILKHAPAICAVTCPTVNSYKRLVPKGAMSGSTWAPVYICYGNNNRTNMLRIPLAGGRVECRAADISTNLYLGAAMILAAGLEGIRDGLDAGEPHTENMYEYTLDKLTASGIKFLPRTLGEAIEAFANDPLSKKVMGDSMYQTYIDYKQREWEEYHNHISDWEIERYLKFF, via the coding sequence ATGACCGCGATTTATGGGTCGGATAAAAATTCAATTCTGGCTGAGTCTAAATCTCTTCAGTTGCAACTTAGAGAAAGAGGTGTGAAATATGCCTTAGCTAGCTATGTCGATATTCATGGTATGTGCAAAGCTAAAATGGTTCCCCTAAGTCATTTCGAGCAAATGTCGCAGGGTTCGGAATTATTTACAGGGGCGGCTTTAGATGGAGTTCCTCAATCGATTCATGATGAAGAAGTTGCCGCTCATCCCGATCTAAATAGTGCGATCGTACTTCCCTGGAATCGAGAAATTGTCTGGTTTGCTAGCGATCTGTACTGTGAGAATGCACCTTTTGAAGCCTGTTCGCGAAATATTTTAAAGCGGACGTTGGCGCAGGCAGAAGAAATGGGGTACAGCTTTAATTTGGGGATCGAAACCGAATTTTTTATACTGCGGGATACTGAAGATGGCAAATTTGCTACGGCGAGCGATCGCGATAACTTAGCTAAGGCGTGTTATGACGTTCCAACTTTACTAGATAACTACCAGGTGATTGATGAACTCGTCACCGCCATGAATGAGTTGGGGTGGGATGTCTACTCCTTTGACCATGAAGATGCTCAAGGGCAGTTTGAAATAGACTTTAACTACAGCGATGCACTGACGATGGCAGACCGCTTCACCTTTTTTCGACTGATGGCAAAAGAAATTGCGCGAAAACACGGTTATTTTGCTTCGTTTATGCCTAAATTATCTTCGGAACTTACAGGCAGTGGCGCGCACTACAATATGTCTCTGGCAGATAAAGATACTAAAAAAAACCTATTCATCGATTTAAACGATTCACGAGGATGTAAGCTTTCCAAGCTAGGATATCAATTTATTGCAGGTATCCTCAAACACGCTCCTGCAATTTGTGCCGTAACCTGTCCTACGGTTAATAGCTATAAAAGACTCGTACCTAAAGGAGCTATGTCGGGTTCGACCTGGGCACCTGTATATATTTGCTATGGTAATAACAACCGTACCAATATGCTGCGAATTCCTCTGGCTGGTGGCAGAGTTGAATGCAGGGCAGCAGATATCTCAACCAATCTTTATCTGGGTGCAGCAATGATTTTAGCGGCAGGGCTGGAAGGTATTCGAGATGGTTTGGATGCTGGAGAACCCCACACTGAAAATATGTATGAGTATACTCTAGATAAATTGACAGCTTCGGGAATTAAATTTCTGCCCCGTACCCTGGGAGAAGCGATCGAAGCGTTCGCCAACGATCCCCTAAGCAAAAAAGTTATGGGAGATAGTATGTATCAGACCTATATCGACTACAAGCAACGAGAATGGGAAGAATATCACAATCACATTTCAGATTGGGAAATTGAGCGTTATTTGAAGTTCTTTTGA
- a CDS encoding COP23 domain-containing protein — MKYKLDIISFAIASCFTAIAQPGFAQVPTQTGFRCDNSSGTFTTIYHNNQGVEEPWIQWVSDHFSGSGWTPEARCQEVSARLETFRLNKQLKYVTLGTINNQQVICVASQNQGPCEGIIYTLKPGQDGLQALNNLFEWRTKGASESSNYESVTEIPYIDVGSKLNETMPTPPIYQLESPNRSNREF, encoded by the coding sequence ATGAAATACAAATTAGATATTATTTCATTCGCGATTGCCAGTTGTTTCACTGCAATTGCCCAACCCGGTTTTGCTCAAGTTCCTACTCAAACTGGTTTTCGCTGTGATAATAGCTCTGGTACTTTTACAACTATTTATCATAATAATCAAGGAGTTGAAGAACCTTGGATTCAATGGGTAAGCGATCATTTTTCTGGTTCGGGATGGACTCCAGAGGCACGTTGCCAGGAAGTTAGTGCGCGCTTAGAAACTTTTCGCCTAAACAAACAGTTAAAGTACGTAACTTTAGGTACCATTAACAATCAACAAGTTATTTGTGTTGCCAGTCAAAACCAGGGACCTTGTGAGGGAATTATTTATACTCTCAAACCAGGTCAAGATGGACTGCAAGCTCTCAACAATCTTTTTGAATGGAGAACCAAAGGAGCATCAGAAAGTTCAAATTATGAATCGGTTACTGAAATTCCTTACATAGATGTTGGCTCAAAGCTAAATGAAACCATGCCAACTCCACCTATTTATCAATTAGAGTCTCCCAACCGCAGCAACAGAGAATTTTAA
- a CDS encoding serine protease produces MKCNRRQSRTRNSAKVAWFMAKSHNQQLKLFIAILVTISGSCWQQKLVHPQTIPSYVLPDDTYSQDIYRQAQSTTVRIVRPNTSGSGVIIRQQGNIYTVLTNWHVVATNDILNILTVDGQAHVLLQEPQQLHDLDLAIVQFQSLDRYPIATTTKNTPQPGEKVYAAGFPLYDGDRTSNTIALGIQAFRLTQGEVSLIPFKSLSQGYSLGYTNDIEAGMSGGPIFNTQGLLIGINGRQKYAEPDFGAYIFEDGSEPPPEILEKMVNSSWGIPITSYLQFAPQASQTE; encoded by the coding sequence ATGAAATGCAATCGCAGACAGTCGAGAACGCGAAACTCAGCTAAAGTGGCTTGGTTTATGGCTAAAAGTCACAATCAGCAACTAAAACTATTTATAGCAATCTTAGTAACAATCTCTGGAAGTTGCTGGCAACAAAAGCTCGTTCATCCTCAGACTATACCTAGTTATGTTCTTCCAGATGATACTTATAGCCAGGATATTTATCGTCAAGCGCAATCAACCACAGTACGGATAGTTCGTCCTAATACATCTGGTTCGGGTGTGATTATTCGTCAGCAGGGAAACATATATACTGTTCTAACTAATTGGCACGTAGTAGCCACTAACGATATTCTGAATATTTTAACTGTCGATGGACAAGCGCATGTATTGCTGCAAGAACCACAGCAGTTACACGATCTCGATCTAGCTATAGTTCAGTTTCAAAGTCTCGATCGATATCCAATAGCAACTACTACCAAAAATACTCCTCAACCAGGAGAGAAGGTATATGCGGCAGGATTTCCCCTCTATGATGGCGATCGAACTTCCAATACTATTGCTTTAGGAATTCAGGCATTTCGATTGACTCAGGGAGAAGTGTCGCTGATTCCGTTTAAATCTCTGTCTCAAGGTTATAGCTTGGGCTATACCAATGATATTGAAGCAGGAATGAGTGGCGGACCAATTTTTAATACTCAGGGTTTGTTGATTGGAATTAATGGTCGTCAAAAATATGCCGAACCCGATTTTGGTGCTTATATTTTTGAAGATGGTAGCGAACCACCACCCGAAATACTAGAAAAGATGGTTAATTCCAGTTGGGGAATTCCCATTACTAGTTATCTGCAATTTGCTCCACAAGCATCACAAACTGAATAA
- the hflX gene encoding GTPase HflX, whose translation MLSITILVEPIDTIHGNYKGLKTSQIKQLKRLYHQKLPGDRPVTPEFAQRLAAIATEINQAVCAYINRRGQVIRVGVGTPRQTQIPPLELPRYGAQRLCGIRCIATQLKIEPPKESSLTAMVRQRLDALVVLTLTGVGKLRRGGGATGYVKEAYLAHLLPQPNLDLETSAYWTVSPAMSVDAISQQDFFDLVDGLEAEFEREYVAQQVDTNQERVILVGLKSDRTSDREFDESINELIGLVNTAGGTVLQTVSQKRSHPHPQTLVGAGKVREIALKVQTVGANLVAFDRDLSPAQVRNLETQFGVRVVDRTEIILDIFAQRARSRAGKLQVELAQLEYMLPRLVGRGQAMSRLGGGIGTRGPGETKLETERRSIQKRIARLQKEVNQLQAHRSRMRQQRQKQEVPSVAIVGYTNAGKSTLINALTNAEVYAADQLFATLDPTTRRLSVTNTVTDKAQNILLTDTVGFIQQLPPPLVDAFRATLEEVTEADALVHVVDLSHPAWENQIRSVMQILGEMPLAPGPILLVFNKLDRVDSETLAKAKEEFPLALFISASDRLGLETLRQKLAQLVDYAGVG comes from the coding sequence TTGTTGTCAATCACTATACTTGTAGAGCCTATCGATACTATACACGGTAACTATAAAGGGCTTAAAACCAGCCAAATCAAACAGCTTAAAAGACTGTATCATCAGAAACTGCCAGGAGATCGCCCCGTTACGCCAGAATTTGCCCAAAGGCTAGCGGCGATCGCGACGGAAATTAACCAAGCCGTCTGTGCATACATCAATCGTCGCGGACAGGTAATTCGCGTGGGAGTGGGAACTCCCCGTCAGACACAGATTCCTCCTTTAGAATTACCCCGATATGGTGCCCAAAGGCTGTGCGGCATTCGCTGTATTGCGACTCAGCTAAAAATAGAGCCGCCAAAAGAATCTAGCCTAACGGCAATGGTACGTCAGAGACTCGATGCTTTAGTAGTGTTAACTCTAACAGGAGTTGGCAAACTACGGCGCGGTGGTGGTGCTACTGGTTATGTAAAAGAAGCTTACCTCGCGCACCTATTACCCCAACCCAATCTCGATTTGGAAACGAGTGCCTACTGGACGGTATCTCCTGCCATGAGTGTGGACGCTATTTCCCAACAGGATTTTTTCGACCTTGTAGACGGTCTGGAAGCCGAGTTCGAGCGAGAATACGTAGCTCAACAGGTAGATACCAATCAAGAGCGAGTAATTTTAGTAGGTTTGAAAAGCGATCGCACCAGCGATCGCGAATTTGACGAAAGCATTAATGAATTAATTGGTTTGGTAAATACGGCAGGGGGAACGGTATTACAAACCGTTTCTCAGAAGCGATCGCACCCCCATCCTCAAACTTTGGTTGGTGCGGGTAAAGTTAGAGAAATTGCCCTTAAAGTCCAAACAGTGGGAGCCAACCTGGTAGCCTTCGATCGCGACCTTTCTCCCGCTCAAGTACGCAACTTAGAAACTCAGTTTGGTGTCAGAGTAGTAGACCGCACCGAAATTATTTTAGATATTTTTGCCCAACGCGCTCGCTCTCGCGCAGGGAAACTACAGGTAGAATTAGCGCAGCTAGAATATATGTTGCCGCGTCTGGTAGGTAGAGGACAGGCAATGTCCCGTCTGGGTGGTGGGATCGGTACTAGAGGTCCTGGAGAAACTAAACTAGAGACAGAACGCCGCAGCATTCAAAAACGTATTGCTCGTTTGCAAAAAGAAGTCAATCAGTTACAGGCGCATCGTTCGCGAATGCGGCAGCAACGACAAAAACAAGAAGTCCCCAGCGTGGCAATTGTCGGCTATACCAATGCGGGTAAATCTACTTTAATTAATGCCCTAACTAACGCTGAAGTGTACGCAGCAGACCAGTTGTTTGCTACTCTAGACCCCACAACTCGCCGTTTGTCCGTTACCAATACCGTTACAGACAAAGCACAAAACATTTTACTTACCGATACTGTAGGCTTTATTCAACAGTTACCACCACCTTTAGTAGATGCTTTTCGCGCCACTTTAGAAGAAGTAACCGAAGCCGATGCTTTAGTACACGTCGTCGATTTGTCTCACCCTGCCTGGGAAAATCAAATTCGTTCGGTAATGCAGATATTAGGTGAAATGCCTCTAGCTCCAGGACCTATTTTGTTGGTGTTTAATAAGCTAGATCGGGTAGATAGCGAAACTTTGGCTAAAGCTAAAGAAGAATTTCCCCTGGCGTTATTTATTTCGGCTAGCGATCGCCTGGGGTTGGAAACTCTCAGACAAAAGTTAGCTCAGTTAGTCGATTATGCAGGTGTTGGTTAG
- a CDS encoding tetratricopeptide repeat-containing serine protease family protein: MNSFFNSHLITNVISGTTVTAALVITQASVVMAKDATEIAAIAIATTVKIDNSLGIPGGSGVIIAKRDNTYTVLTANHVVQNLNVGYVVKTKSQQYSVNKVTSLKEQTGLDLATVTFESPETYSVATFGDSKYATVGASVYVSGYPLSVDINSDRQHEFTTGMITSIREDAAEGYSMRYQALTRRGMSGGPVFNSSGQLIGIHGQGDVIGSVKSESSSIPEPLKTGFNAAIPIKNFLEASTIAGIDNSNLAVKGGKPDQEQNIDLEARKKYIEGVELLQRGNIEAANNYLIEAEDENPDNVLAVYYQGLIDYTKRNINSAIAKYDRAIAIDPSFSLAHFSRGLANYRLGNKQEALEDYNNALQSNPADHWSYLNRGILREELKDIPGALSDYDRAIEIAPDYGKSYHNRGAVRYYQRDFPGAVADFKKASELFFQQGDTESYNVTIDSLNKAEKALRNSQPSQQNPANSQYPSNSQDSSGYTQESANPTNTYPPVPEIVPAKSNLRDL; encoded by the coding sequence ATGAATTCTTTTTTTAATTCACATTTAATAACTAATGTTATTTCTGGAACGACAGTAACAGCAGCGTTAGTAATAACCCAGGCTTCAGTCGTTATGGCAAAAGATGCTACCGAAATTGCCGCGATCGCCATAGCAACTACAGTTAAAATTGATAATAGTTTGGGAATTCCTGGCGGTTCGGGAGTAATTATTGCCAAAAGAGATAATACCTACACGGTTCTTACTGCCAATCATGTGGTTCAAAATCTCAATGTAGGTTATGTTGTCAAAACTAAATCGCAGCAATATTCAGTTAATAAGGTTACGAGTCTTAAAGAACAAACGGGATTAGATTTAGCAACTGTCACCTTTGAAAGTCCAGAAACATATTCAGTTGCTACTTTCGGTGATTCTAAATATGCTACTGTGGGAGCTAGTGTTTATGTTTCTGGCTATCCTTTATCGGTAGATATTAATAGCGATCGCCAACATGAGTTCACTACAGGAATGATTACCAGCATCCGCGAAGATGCGGCAGAAGGCTATAGTATGCGCTATCAGGCTTTAACTCGTAGGGGAATGAGTGGAGGTCCAGTATTTAATTCTAGCGGTCAGTTAATTGGAATTCACGGACAGGGAGATGTAATTGGCAGTGTTAAAAGCGAATCTTCCAGCATTCCCGAACCTTTAAAGACAGGATTTAATGCAGCTATCCCGATTAAAAACTTTCTAGAGGCTTCAACAATTGCAGGTATAGACAATTCTAATTTGGCGGTAAAGGGTGGCAAACCCGACCAAGAGCAAAACATCGACCTGGAAGCCAGAAAAAAATACATTGAAGGTGTAGAACTATTACAAAGAGGAAATATAGAAGCAGCGAATAATTATTTAATCGAAGCAGAGGATGAAAATCCCGACAATGTTCTAGCCGTCTATTATCAAGGTTTAATCGATTATACCAAGCGGAATATAAACTCTGCGATCGCCAAATACGATCGCGCCATTGCGATCGATCCTAGCTTTTCTCTCGCTCATTTTAGTCGCGGTTTGGCTAATTATCGTCTGGGTAACAAACAAGAGGCATTAGAAGACTACAATAACGCTTTACAAAGCAATCCTGCCGATCATTGGTCTTATCTCAATCGAGGTATTTTGCGGGAAGAATTAAAAGATATCCCTGGTGCGCTATCTGACTACGATCGCGCGATTGAAATTGCTCCCGACTATGGTAAGTCTTATCACAATCGCGGTGCAGTGCGTTATTATCAACGAGATTTCCCAGGCGCGGTGGCAGACTTTAAAAAGGCTTCAGAACTATTTTTTCAGCAAGGAGACACTGAAAGCTACAACGTCACTATAGATAGCTTGAATAAAGCCGAAAAAGCTTTACGCAATAGTCAACCAAGCCAACAAAATCCAGCTAACAGTCAATATCCCTCTAACAGTCAAGACAGTTCGGGATACACTCAGGAAAGTGCCAATCCTACCAATACTTATCCCCCCGTTCCAGAAATCGTGCCAGCCAAAAGCAATTTGAGGGATTTGTAG
- the nfi gene encoding deoxyribonuclease V (cleaves DNA at apurinic or apyrimidinic sites) produces MQIDLPHAWVNNVTEAKVIQEQLRDRVVREDCLSEVNYVAGVDIGFENKYAITKAAIAVLSFPELELVETAIARIPTVFPYVPGYLSFREIPAILEAIPQIKTTPDLLLCDGQGIAHPRRLGIASHLGVLLDLPTIGVAKSLLTGKHEAVPTEKGNWQPLIDKGETIGAVLRSRTNVKPIYISIGHKISLPTAISYVIQCLTKYRLPETTRWADKLASNK; encoded by the coding sequence ATGCAGATCGATCTTCCCCATGCTTGGGTAAACAACGTTACTGAAGCTAAAGTAATTCAAGAACAGTTGCGCGATCGAGTTGTTAGGGAAGACTGTTTGAGTGAAGTAAACTATGTGGCGGGAGTAGACATTGGTTTTGAAAATAAATATGCAATAACCAAAGCCGCCATTGCCGTATTGAGTTTCCCCGAACTAGAATTAGTCGAAACTGCAATCGCTCGCATTCCTACCGTATTTCCTTACGTTCCTGGCTATCTTTCCTTTCGCGAAATACCCGCAATTTTAGAAGCCATACCCCAAATTAAAACTACTCCCGATTTGTTACTATGTGACGGACAGGGAATTGCCCATCCGCGCCGCTTGGGTATTGCCTCGCATTTAGGAGTATTGCTCGATTTGCCCACTATTGGCGTGGCAAAATCTTTATTGACGGGCAAACATGAAGCAGTACCCACTGAAAAAGGCAACTGGCAACCATTAATAGATAAAGGTGAAACCATTGGTGCAGTATTGCGATCGCGCACCAATGTCAAACCGATTTATATCTCTATCGGACACAAAATTAGTCTACCAACAGCAATTTCTTATGTAATACAGTGCCTGACTAAATATCGACTACCCGAAACTACTAGATGGGCAGACAAATTAGCATCTAACAAGTAA
- a CDS encoding SgcJ/EcaC family oxidoreductase, with protein sequence MFIPSVTAQNVGESNNQKQDIYLLIDRYNQARENRDTDLLENILTTDVDQLVSSGEWRRGIETAVEGMLRSSNRNPGKRTITIEQIRFLDSEVAIVDTRYEIKLEDNADRNLWSTFLVVRQEGKWKIAAIRNMSPTE encoded by the coding sequence TTGTTTATCCCATCTGTAACTGCTCAGAATGTAGGGGAATCTAACAATCAAAAACAGGATATTTATTTATTAATCGATCGCTACAATCAAGCAAGAGAAAACAGAGATACAGACTTGCTGGAAAATATTTTAACTACCGATGTAGACCAACTAGTTTCTTCTGGAGAATGGCGTAGAGGAATTGAAACTGCCGTAGAAGGAATGTTACGTAGTTCCAACCGCAACCCAGGAAAGAGAACAATTACCATCGAACAAATACGGTTTTTAGATTCGGAGGTGGCAATTGTAGATACTCGCTATGAAATAAAACTTGAAGATAATGCCGACCGCAATTTGTGGAGTACTTTTTTAGTAGTACGCCAAGAAGGTAAATGGAAAATTGCCGCTATCCGAAATATGTCGCCAACCGAATAA